The genomic DNA TAGTTTTAATCTTTATCCTATTAATAGAGTTTCTACTACTATTGAAAAATATGGTGAATGGAATGTAGGAATTGTTAATCAAGATACTATGGGTGATATTACTAATTTTGATGATGTTAATGATATGGAAATTATATCTTATATTGGTCAAGCTACACAATCTTCCCAATTAACGCAAGGTATATGGAGAAGCTGGCACTTGTCCGGAATTGAGTGCCTTGCTTTGAAAAAATTTATAAAAAATGATCAAATTGTATTACGAGTAGAAGGTCCCAAAGAGCTTAAAATTGCACGAAACAAACAAATGATGCAATGGGATATTGGCTATGGGAAATTTGGTTTTGGATTAACATACAGACCAAGAATAGAACTTACCTATCATGTAGATACTAATATTACTACGCTGTATCCAAAAGAAGTACATACGATATCTAATAAAAGTATTTTAAATAATGTTGCCACCTGTGGTTTTGATGATCAAGGTAAAAAGATATATTCATTTTTTGAATTTAATTTATCTTCTTTGCCTGCTTATGATTATACAATGATTACAAAGGCTTATTTTGAATTAAATTCAAAAGCAATTTACATAAAAGACGATATTCGCTTTCATTTAGAATTTATAGATGAAAATACAGGTAAAAGTTATAAATCAATTAGTAAGAGAGAAATTATTCAAAACATTGGTTACGATGTTAGTGCAAATGAACTCAAAAACAATCAAACTCAGTATTTTATGTTTGATTCTTTTGCACAAATAGAACTTAATAAAAAATTAAAAAACAAAGTAGATGTCTCTTTTATTTTAAAAGCCACTTCTTCAAAAAAGTTTATTAAAAACAAAACAATTTCATGGGAACTTTTAAACAATGATTTAGCACCCAAACTTATTATTGAACATATTACAAAAAGAAGATTTCCTATAAAAGAAGTAGAAAATGCAAAAATAATTAATGATAACGGAAAAGTGAAGATTATTTGGGAAAATCCAAAAGATAAAGAACTAAAAGGAGTTTTAGTTATAAAGAATCCATACAGAGCACCCCTGTCACAGGTTGATGGACAAAAACTTTATGCAGGAAATGACGAGTTTACTTATGATGAGTTTGGTTCAAAGGATATTTCAAAATACTATGCTATTTTTACATATGATGATGTACCCAACTATTCAAAACCTGTTTTTATAAGATACGAAGCAAAAAAATAAGTAGGAAACTACTTATTTTTTAAATAAAAGATTTATTTACACATAGCGTAGTGATCGCCAAGTTTATCGTATAAATAATCAAAAGACACATCTTGCATTTTTTCCAGAATAGAAACCATTACAACATTGTCTTCCTCTCCATTCCAAATTTTTATATAAGAACCTTCTTTATACCCGTTGTCTTGTCTGAATTTGTTTAAACAGTTTTTTCCAATATAGAGTTTTTGTAACCATTTAAAAGAAAGTCCAGATATTTTGCAGGCTCTAAAAAATTGGTCAATAAATCGCTCAATTCCAGAGAACGAAGGAATATTTCCTGTTTGAATAGCAATGGCGATATAAGAAAGTTTTTCAGCCTCAGTTACCATTATTTTTGGATCTATTTCTTCATTGGCTTCATATATACAATGAGTATTAACCAAAGAAACAGCTCTAGGTACATTTGTTTCTTGCAAAATATAAGACATTAAAAAATGCCAAATATCAACTAATTCGACATGAATATTATTCATATCTGGTTTTGCATTAATATTTTTCCAATGTTTCCATGGAGTTGAGTCAATGAGTTCTGCTACTTCCATATGAATACATCTTAACCAATTGATTTCTTTTCCATGTTTATTAAGACCTAATTCCCAATTAGGACCATTGGTTGAATCATTTAATTGTTTTTGTAATAAAAACATTTCTTCTAGTTTGTGAGGAAAGCTTGAGGCTTCTTCTAATAAAGAAGCAAGGGGTAAACATTCTTCGACTAAGTTATCTAAAGCACCATTGCTGGGAAGCTCAATATCACCCTTTAACAAGTGTACAATCAATGAAATAGTGTATGGAATTTCATCTTTTTCTTCCCAAACTAAAACATCTGAAGATGTTTTTCCAACGTATTTAGCAAAATCTTCAATACTTACAAACCCTAAAGATTTACTAACAACTTTTAATTCTTCATATAACAAAATGTTCTCCTACAATTACTAGAAATTTAAGGCTAATTGTACAAAAACTTTAATTAATTGTTACTTTCTTCAAGTTGTATTTCAAAAACTGCACCATCTTCATTGTTATAAGCAGTTAAAAAACCTTTATTACGATCTTCAATAATTTTCTTGCTCATAAACAGTCCCAAGCCTGTACCATTTTTATCGTCTTTCGTAGAGAAATAAGCATCAAATATTTTTTTAATTACTTTGTCATCAATGCCACCTGCATTATCTTGAATTTTAATTATTACATAATTGTTTTGAACACAAGAATGAATAGTGATTTCTCTCTTGTCTTTTTTATTGCTAAGGAGTGCATCTTGAGCATTTTTAACAATATTAATTAACACTTGAACTACCTCATTTACATGTATGGTCATTTGTGCATTCTCGTCATCATTGTGTATGATTAATTCAATAGAATCAAGCGTTAACATATAGGATAAAAAATCTTTTACTTTTAACACTAAATTTTTAACAATAATACTTTCTTTTTTAATATTTGGTTTAAGAAAATCCCTAAAATCATCTATTGTTTTTGACATATATTCAAGTTGCATATTGGAATCACTAACAACTTGGTCTAAAACATCATCAGGAATTTCTCCGTCCATCATTTTAGTTAAAGGTAATTTTTGGATCAAAATAGAAATAGCTTGAAGAGGTTGTCTCCATTGATGTGCAATCATAGAAATCATTTCTCCCACGGCTGCACTCTTACTTTGTTCAATAAACATTTCTTGTTGTTCTTCTAGCGCTTTTTCCAAAGATATATCATGTTCTATAATTTCATAAGAAAGCAAAAGACCTTTTTCATTTATTAAAGGAACAATATAAACATTCAAGTAATAAAAAGTACCGTCTTTTTTTCTGCATTTTAACTCTGTTTGATGTTTTTTTCCTTTTTTAAGTACAGTAATTAATTCTTTATAAAGAATATCTTCTTTTTTACTGTATTTCAAAAAATCGTACATATTTCCTAAAAGTTCATCTTTTGAATACAAACTTAAGTCACAGTATGCGCTTGAGACATAGGTAAACTTGAAATTTTTATCTAATTTGCACAAAAGAATATTTTTATCGATTATCTCAATGTTTTTTGCGTGTTCTAATTCAAAATCTTCAGGTTCCATCTTTTTTAAATTGTTTGTATTGTTTTTAGTGTAAGAAACTAATATAAAAGAAATATTTTTCTCAAAAATAAAATTTATACGCTTAAATACTATATATGAGTCTATATTATTAATATACAATACATCTAATATGGCTTTTTTAATATCATTATATATGGAAAAAACCTCTCCCGCGTTTAGGTCTTTTTCTCTAAAAAATTCAATTAGTTTAGAAGAAAATTCTTTGTTTATATAAAGTGTTTCTTCTTTTAATGCACGTATGTAATAATTTAGAAGAGGCAAAGCATAGTTTCTTAAAAAATCTTTTATAATAATTTGTTTTTTATGCAATAAAGTACATAAGCTTTCATTTTCTAGCCAATATTTAATAATGGTTCTTTGATTACCAGTAAGTACGCGTATAGGATTTATAAGTTCAGACATCATTTAACCTTGGTTTTTTAAAGTAAAAAAACAGCAATCAATTCCACTTGAGCGCTTAACTATTACAGAAGGAATTGTTTTTGATTTAAAATTATAAGCTTTACAGCCATGGGGTTGTTTACTTTGCCAAGTTACAAAATAATATAAACATTTTTGGCATACTATTTTTCTATTCATTAAATAACAACCTTACTTTGTATGGCTTTTGCTAAAGATAAAATATCAACATTCTCTAAAGAAACACCTGTCGGTACGCCTTGTGCTATTTTTGTAAAACTGATATCAAAGTTTTGAAGTTTATCTTCTATAAACAAAATAAAAGCGTCATTCGATAAAGAAGGAGTAAGTGCAAATAAAATATCATTTACTTTATTATTTTGCACATAAGAAAGTAATAAAGACAAACTTTCTTGCTCTAATTCTTCAATTACAAAATATTTTCCTTTAAACTGTTTTGATTCTTCTATTACAAAAATATCCTTAGCACTTTGTACCAAACAGAGTATTTGTGCATTTCTTGTATCATCTAAACAAATCTCACAAATCTCATGCTCGCTCATACATCCACACTCTTGGCATTTTTTAATACTTTTAAGTGCATTTTCAATGCTATGTGCTATTTTAATTCCTAAATAATTATCGTTCATTAAAATATGATACGCTAAACGTAATGCTGATTTTTTACCAATGCTTGGTAAAGCCTCAAAAGCTTCAACCAAATCATAAAATTTCTCTAATCCTTTTTTCATAGGCGAATTATATCAAATAATTTTTAAACATAAGTAAGATGCGTTTATTATTTCTATATTATTCGTTTTATATCTTATTTTTATCTTATTTTAGATAAAATCGCATAAAAACTAGGAGTTACTAATTGATTAACAAAGATTATTACGAATTATTAGAAATTAGTAAAAATGCAGATAAAAGTACTATTAAAAAAGCTTACAGAAATATGGCAAAAAAATATCATCCTGACAAAAATCCAGGAGATTCTGAAGCTGAAGAAATATTTAAAATGATTAATGAAGCATATCAAGTATTAAGCGATGATGAAAAACGCTCAATTTACGACCGACATGGAAAAGAAGGATTAGAAGGTCATGGACAACAAAGAGGTGGTTTCTCTGGTGGTTTTGATGACCTTGGTTCTGTTTTTGAAGAAATGTTTGGTTCTTCCTTTGGTGGTGGGGGTCAAAGACGTTCTGCCGCAAAAACATATAAATACAATCTTGATATTGCAGTTGAAATTAATATAGAATTTAATGAAGCAGTATTTGGCTGTAAAAAAGAGATTAAATATACATTTAAAACAGCTTGTGAGCCTTGTAAAGGAACAGGGGCTAAAGATGCAAAACTAAGTACTTGTTCTACGTGTAAAGGACAAGGTCAAGTTCATATGAGACAAGGGTTTATGACTTTTGCGCAAGCCTGCCCTACTTGTGAAGGAAGTGGACAAAGTGTTAGTG from Campylobacteraceae bacterium includes the following:
- a CDS encoding dUTP diphosphatase gives rise to the protein MLYEELKVVSKSLGFVSIEDFAKYVGKTSSDVLVWEEKDEIPYTISLIVHLLKGDIELPSNGALDNLVEECLPLASLLEEASSFPHKLEEMFLLQKQLNDSTNGPNWELGLNKHGKEINWLRCIHMEVAELIDSTPWKHWKNINAKPDMNNIHVELVDIWHFLMSYILQETNVPRAVSLVNTHCIYEANEEIDPKIMVTEAEKLSYIAIAIQTGNIPSFSGIERFIDQFFRACKISGLSFKWLQKLYIGKNCLNKFRQDNGYKEGSYIKIWNGEEDNVVMVSILEKMQDVSFDYLYDKLGDHYAMCK
- a CDS encoding PAS domain-containing sensor histidine kinase, whose product is MSELINPIRVLTGNQRTIIKYWLENESLCTLLHKKQIIIKDFLRNYALPLLNYYIRALKEETLYINKEFSSKLIEFFREKDLNAGEVFSIYNDIKKAILDVLYINNIDSYIVFKRINFIFEKNISFILVSYTKNNTNNLKKMEPEDFELEHAKNIEIIDKNILLCKLDKNFKFTYVSSAYCDLSLYSKDELLGNMYDFLKYSKKEDILYKELITVLKKGKKHQTELKCRKKDGTFYYLNVYIVPLINEKGLLLSYEIIEHDISLEKALEEQQEMFIEQSKSAAVGEMISMIAHQWRQPLQAISILIQKLPLTKMMDGEIPDDVLDQVVSDSNMQLEYMSKTIDDFRDFLKPNIKKESIIVKNLVLKVKDFLSYMLTLDSIELIIHNDDENAQMTIHVNEVVQVLINIVKNAQDALLSNKKDKREITIHSCVQNNYVIIKIQDNAGGIDDKVIKKIFDAYFSTKDDKNGTGLGLFMSKKIIEDRNKGFLTAYNNEDGAVFEIQLEESNN
- a CDS encoding uracil-DNA glycosylase; translated protein: MNRKIVCQKCLYYFVTWQSKQPHGCKAYNFKSKTIPSVIVKRSSGIDCCFFTLKNQG
- the recR gene encoding recombination protein RecR; amino-acid sequence: MKKGLEKFYDLVEAFEALPSIGKKSALRLAYHILMNDNYLGIKIAHSIENALKSIKKCQECGCMSEHEICEICLDDTRNAQILCLVQSAKDIFVIEESKQFKGKYFVIEELEQESLSLLLSYVQNNKVNDILFALTPSLSNDAFILFIEDKLQNFDISFTKIAQGVPTGVSLENVDILSLAKAIQSKVVI
- the dnaJ gene encoding molecular chaperone DnaJ, producing the protein MINKDYYELLEISKNADKSTIKKAYRNMAKKYHPDKNPGDSEAEEIFKMINEAYQVLSDDEKRSIYDRHGKEGLEGHGQQRGGFSGGFDDLGSVFEEMFGSSFGGGGQRRSAAKTYKYNLDIAVEINIEFNEAVFGCKKEIKYTFKTACEPCKGTGAKDAKLSTCSTCKGQGQVHMRQGFMTFAQACPTCEGSGQSVSAKCKKCFGHGFKEEKSSFEVSIPEGVNDGNRIRISDKGNIAPDNTRGDLYLQISVKEDKHFVRHDDDIYIEVPIFFTQVALGASITIPSLRGELELKIPAGTKDKEQFNFKNEGVKSVQGYGIGSLVVQIKIKYPSTLNTEQKDLLEKLQESFGAQSKPHERNFDSMFDKVKNWFK